From Vibrio aerogenes, a single genomic window includes:
- a CDS encoding M14 family metallopeptidase, translating to MKHLLSQTIPSTAGMMIKHLPAVYDHRHHIQLWLFADRKTRCQVETALLAQGIQAEVFSACKPLLDFFLRHELIIRHELMLRHEPVSRDEPVSSHEPVSCYKPGNQSGPKVYRLKNETGQIVELSSSDIQQIEVIYPQSPCASPRRFLLEAYPLSAMDERLCFTAASTTVTAQVMAAPHHLWYQVRFHLTGGESEIIPVFAPNYRHRSITGARQLSPTGWIKVFAEDGQSLRDERIITDYEQAYQAVMGAVSSAGWPDQGPCFERLLISIQVPVADEAVGYAEERLSLKEALHEDLYLSLQAWFKHREGKSESARNSQPGQIVPDITHSVTGNYYLEVATGSYAVADWDQTTQVLSAAERPLTLFQVTQELASFAGQPLQAETRTGRKVCARYIQGSDQPVLISGGQHANETSGVVGALRAAHVLAAKPDAHFVISPLENPDGYALHQRLIQDNPHHMHHAARYTALGDDLEYRTKAPWYEKAIRRQALAVSQAQLHINLHGYPSHEWIRPLSGYVPQGFDMWTIPKGFFLIIRHQDSPQWAAYAERFIQALTLKLNDYPAVMAINQRQITLYEQHAGEHGFRMVNQYPCLISAVSDPDVPLQLITEYPDETIYDSEFIAAHEIQMATVLAAYEVHQSLFVWK from the coding sequence ATGAAGCATTTATTGTCTCAAACCATTCCATCGACCGCCGGGATGATGATAAAGCACCTACCGGCCGTTTATGATCACCGCCACCATATTCAGTTATGGCTTTTTGCAGACAGGAAAACCCGGTGTCAGGTGGAAACGGCATTGCTCGCACAGGGAATTCAGGCTGAAGTGTTCAGTGCCTGTAAACCCCTGCTGGACTTTTTTCTTCGTCATGAACTGATTATTCGTCATGAGCTGATGCTTCGCCATGAACCTGTTTCCCGTGATGAACCTGTTTCCAGCCATGAACCTGTTTCCTGTTATAAACCAGGCAACCAAAGCGGTCCCAAAGTTTACCGGCTGAAAAATGAGACCGGCCAGATTGTTGAATTGAGTTCCTCTGACATTCAGCAGATTGAAGTGATTTATCCGCAGAGCCCGTGTGCATCGCCACGACGGTTTTTACTGGAAGCTTACCCGCTGTCAGCCATGGATGAACGGCTCTGTTTTACCGCAGCATCCACGACCGTTACAGCGCAGGTCATGGCAGCGCCGCATCATCTCTGGTATCAGGTCAGATTTCATTTAACCGGCGGTGAGAGTGAAATTATTCCGGTATTTGCACCCAATTACCGCCACCGTTCCATCACCGGCGCCCGACAGCTCAGCCCGACCGGCTGGATTAAGGTTTTCGCTGAAGATGGGCAGTCTCTGCGGGATGAACGGATAATCACCGATTACGAGCAGGCGTATCAGGCAGTAATGGGTGCTGTCTCATCCGCCGGGTGGCCGGATCAGGGCCCCTGCTTTGAGCGGTTATTGATCAGTATACAGGTTCCGGTTGCGGATGAAGCTGTGGGTTACGCAGAGGAACGGCTTAGTCTGAAAGAGGCATTGCATGAAGATCTGTACCTCTCGCTTCAGGCATGGTTTAAGCACCGGGAAGGAAAATCTGAGTCTGCACGTAATAGTCAGCCGGGACAGATTGTGCCGGATATTACCCATTCAGTCACCGGGAACTATTATCTGGAAGTGGCAACGGGTTCTTATGCGGTCGCAGACTGGGATCAAACCACTCAGGTTTTATCAGCAGCTGAACGACCATTGACCCTGTTTCAGGTCACACAGGAGCTGGCATCATTTGCCGGTCAGCCACTGCAGGCAGAAACCCGTACCGGCCGGAAGGTTTGTGCCCGGTACATTCAGGGCTCTGATCAGCCGGTGTTGATCAGCGGGGGACAGCATGCCAATGAAACGTCTGGTGTGGTCGGTGCACTGCGGGCTGCCCACGTGCTGGCGGCGAAGCCGGATGCCCATTTTGTGATTTCACCACTGGAAAACCCTGATGGTTATGCGCTCCATCAGCGCTTGATTCAGGACAATCCACACCACATGCATCATGCCGCGAGATATACAGCGCTTGGTGATGACCTCGAATACCGGACCAAAGCGCCGTGGTATGAAAAAGCGATTCGCCGGCAGGCGCTGGCAGTCAGTCAGGCGCAGCTGCATATCAATTTACATGGTTACCCGTCCCATGAATGGATCCGCCCGCTATCAGGTTATGTTCCGCAGGGATTTGACATGTGGACGATTCCGAAAGGGTTCTTTTTAATCATTCGCCATCAGGATTCACCACAATGGGCTGCGTATGCAGAGCGCTTTATTCAGGCGCTGACCCTGAAGCTCAACGACTATCCCGCTGTGATGGCAATCAACCAGCGTCAGATCACGTTATATGAGCAGCATGCCGGAGAGCATGGCTTCCGGATGGTCAATCAATATCCCTGCCTGATTTCTGCGGTCAGTGACCCGGATGTACCGCTACAGCTGATCACCGAATATCCGGATGAGACGATTTATGACAGCGAATTTATTGCTGCCCATGAGATTCAGATGGCGACAGTGCTGGCGGCTTATGAGGTGCATCAGTCGCTTTTTGTGTGGAAGTGA
- a CDS encoding ABC transporter permease — translation MTTPSSLRLRYMNPEFVIGLLFTGGMVLLVLLSDVIFQGAADKINLTARLIAPLTDMAHPLGTDPLGRDVFARVVSGGAVSLQVGILSVLGAVIFGVVMGLVSGYFRGFWDMFVMRFADVQLAMPFILLAITFIAIVGGGLTNMIMLLIVSQWVQYARLVRSSVLALRDREFIQSAHAIGVSHLRIIFSHLLPNLMGPVIVLMTLNVANNILLESSLTFLGLGVDPLTPSWGGMLADGRTYIQTAWWVSLFPGMAILLTVLGLNLLGDWLRDMLDPTGRTSR, via the coding sequence ATGACAACACCTTCTTCACTGCGATTGCGTTATATGAATCCTGAATTTGTGATTGGCCTGTTGTTCACCGGTGGCATGGTGCTGCTGGTGCTGCTGTCCGATGTCATTTTTCAGGGAGCGGCAGACAAAATTAATCTGACTGCGCGACTGATAGCGCCATTGACGGATATGGCTCATCCGCTGGGCACCGATCCGCTGGGCAGGGATGTGTTTGCCCGTGTGGTCTCCGGTGGCGCAGTCTCTTTACAGGTTGGCATACTTTCTGTGCTCGGTGCGGTGATTTTCGGTGTGGTGATGGGACTGGTTTCCGGCTATTTTCGCGGATTCTGGGATATGTTTGTCATGCGTTTTGCGGATGTGCAGCTTGCCATGCCATTCATCCTGCTGGCGATTACCTTTATTGCGATTGTTGGCGGCGGACTGACGAACATGATCATGTTACTGATTGTGTCCCAGTGGGTGCAGTATGCCCGGCTGGTCCGCAGTTCGGTGCTGGCGCTGAGGGATCGGGAATTTATTCAGTCTGCCCATGCGATTGGTGTCAGTCATCTCCGGATTATTTTCAGCCATCTGCTGCCGAACTTAATGGGCCCGGTGATTGTACTGATGACGCTCAATGTGGCGAATAATATTTTGCTGGAAAGCAGCCTGACTTTTTTAGGGCTGGGCGTCGACCCGCTGACGCCCAGCTGGGGCGGGATGCTGGCTGACGGGCGAACCTATATTCAGACGGCCTGGTGGGTGAGCCTGTTTCCCGGTATGGCGATTTTGCTGACCGTTCTGGGGCTGAACCTGTTGGGTGACTGGCTGCGGGACATGCTTGACCCAACGGGGAGAACCAGCCGATGA
- a CDS encoding ABC transporter permease, translated as MLNFLLKRLFQAVFVFFAITLVVAYAIRLTGDPALMLTQGAGSVTEADLALIRESLGLNRPFLVQYADFLHGVLTGNFGLSFMGGTPVSQLIGQALPATLLLAVIVMIVSSLISIPLGIQAAVSRGKWVDQLIRVTSLIGLSFPNFWLALMLVLCFSIWLQWLPPSGMSDPASFILPAVTMAVILTATNVRLVRSSMLETLQAQYVMVARAKGLSETKVLYKHALRNCAVPLITYFGLQFGGLLGGIVVIERVFNWPGLGTLAFDAVSSRDYPVLQAVITVLSMLIVGINLLVDIAYGLIDPRIRTE; from the coding sequence ATGCTTAATTTTTTACTGAAGCGGCTGTTTCAGGCTGTCTTTGTTTTTTTCGCTATCACTCTGGTGGTGGCTTATGCCATCCGGTTAACCGGCGATCCGGCATTGATGCTCACACAGGGAGCAGGCAGTGTGACGGAAGCGGATCTGGCTTTAATCCGGGAATCGCTGGGGCTGAACCGGCCGTTTCTGGTGCAGTATGCAGATTTTCTCCACGGTGTTCTGACCGGCAATTTTGGCCTCAGTTTTATGGGTGGTACGCCGGTTTCTCAGCTGATTGGTCAGGCTCTGCCTGCTACGCTGCTGCTGGCGGTGATTGTGATGATTGTATCCTCGCTGATCTCCATTCCTCTGGGGATTCAGGCGGCGGTCAGCCGGGGAAAATGGGTTGATCAGCTGATTCGTGTGACGTCGTTAATCGGGCTCTCTTTTCCCAATTTCTGGCTGGCACTCATGTTAGTACTGTGCTTCTCCATCTGGTTACAGTGGCTTCCCCCAAGCGGCATGAGTGATCCGGCCAGCTTTATTCTGCCGGCGGTGACCATGGCGGTGATTCTGACTGCCACCAATGTGCGTCTGGTCCGTTCCTCCATGCTGGAAACCCTTCAGGCACAATATGTCATGGTGGCGCGGGCGAAGGGGCTGAGTGAAACGAAAGTACTGTACAAACATGCGCTGCGTAATTGTGCGGTGCCGCTGATCACCTACTTTGGTTTGCAATTTGGTGGCTTGCTGGGCGGCATTGTGGTGATTGAGCGGGTGTTTAACTGGCCGGGCCTTGGCACGCTCGCTTTTGATGCTGTCAGCAGCCGGGATTACCCGGTTTTGCAGGCGGTGATTACCGTATTATCGATGCTGATTGTCGGCATCAATCTGCTGGTTGATATTGCCTATGGCCTGATTGATCCGCGTATCCGGACGGAGTAA